One Tachysurus vachellii isolate PV-2020 chromosome 14, HZAU_Pvac_v1, whole genome shotgun sequence genomic window, ttatttgccCTTACTTTTTAGGAATATTGTTGTTGAACACAAATATGAATATGTCTTAGTCACTGGACTTGAACCTGTGGTCTGAAACTGATGAGTACAGTGAACCCgagaataaaacatatttttttgcaTAGAAGATTGACCACAATCTTCTACAAGTGCCTCAAGCTTTGTTAGACATTACAGGAAGAGGCTCAGTTCTTCTTTCTAGTGAGACTTAAACAGATATTAATTATAAGGATACCAGTCGTGTGCACTATTTTTAAGCAAATTGAGCTCAAATTATTGCatgtgttttgtaaatattttcaagggtgccaataattttgatgTTCCTGTatatctgaataaatatactgcAGTCCTGTTAGCCTGCTTTCTCTTAGTGTATAGATAGCAGACAGCTCTAGATATATATTATCCACATATATGATTGAATGGAAAAGTATTTTCTCACCACTGTCAAATGCTTTTGTGGTTCCCTTGAGGACCTCTAGGGTGAGTGCAGCAATGATATCGGCCTGTCTGGCGATGGACTCCGCTCTCTCTACAGCCTCTGCACCTAGTGAAGTGATCATCTGCGTCCCATTAATCAGAGCCAGACCCTGCAGATCAGGACAAGTAAAATGTTAAAGCAACTGTATCATCCATAATACTGTACAAACCACtttaaatgacagaaacacCTTCCTTCCAGCTTTGTTCATATAAAttgtaacacaacacaaagtTCTTAAATTATCTACAATTCAACGACACAGCAGTTAAGCAGTATTTTGTAtggattttatgtttttgtttcatcCTCCCCGACGTTAGCCTCTATAATCCAAGGGTCTTACAAAACCTGGCTTCAGATGGGTCAAGGGCACATTTTCTAGCTGAGGCCATCACCACTGTGTCAACACAAAGACAGATAAACATGGTTAAAGCCTGACAGAAATGATTAGAGTAATACCTCTTTTGGTTTCAGTGATATAGGCTTTAACCCGTGTGCTTCCAAAACCTGTGTGCAATGCAAAGGTCAGACTTAAAAGGATTTCTGTGTGGGAAAGCAAATATATTTCATAATGCTTTCATCATAAGGCTTTGTAAACACAGTGATACTGCACGGACAACAGCGCAGCACTAGGATCGTACATATTTTGCATCGGCCCATCCGCTCTTAGGTGACCACATTTTCCCTTCTCCCATCAGCCCCAGAGCTAAGTGTGAGAGAGGAGCGAGGTCTCCGCTGGCACCCACTGTTCCCTTCTCAGGAACGAAAGACAAACAGGACGCTGAGGAGACAAAAGGAAATAGCATGATAACAAAGAAGTCTCTAACTAGGCtctgtgtgttcttgtgtgtctTGGCAGAAAAGAATATTAGTATCATTCAGTGCTTTCCAAGTGTAACACTACTGAAAGCTTTTATGTACCATTGAATGCCTGTATCATACTGTGCAGGGTTTCCAGAGAGACCCCACTGTATCCTTTAGCCAGGATATTTATTCTGAGGGCCAGCAACATGCGAGTCCTCTCAGGGCTCAGAGGGCTacccacacctacacacacacacacacaaatcaatgaATTGAAAATATAATCAATGGTCAATATCTAGATTCAGAAAATCACTTCACCTGCAGAGTGTGAGCGAATAAGATTCTCCTGCAGTTCCCtataaaagagaaacaaatattttttctgttcactgtaatttttgaattttttattttatacccaTTTACTATCAAAAGTGTGATTATACTTGAGTTTGCTGATTGGGATGACGGTTCGAGCAAACTTCCCAAATCCTGTGGTGATCCCATACACAACTGGAGAATACAGCAAACAATCAGatataatttaattcattacatGTACCAAAGGTTAAAATGTTTAGGAACTTTCCAACAATAAAGCATCCTTTTATAATATGAATGCTACAGTATAGGAGAGTAATtcatttcagacacaaacagatcAAGTATCAAAGGTTATGAAGCATAACCTgcttaccttttttttctttcacgaTGGTGTCCAGAAGTTCTCTGGACTGCTCCACTTTTCTCTCAGCCTCAGAGGTCAACTGGTcataaccaccaccaccaccacaacaagaacaacaacaacaaccaaaatcTATCCAAaagttttgctttcttttcGATTTTTTgaagagtaaaagtaaaagtaggTTTTTAAGCACAGTCTTGTAAATAATAGTGCTATATTTAACATTACAGTATTGCGTCTATTGTGAATAATACAGTAAATTGATTGCATATGATACACTGATGAATGACGCATCATTCATGCAAAATTTATATACCTTAATCTTGTAACGTCCTCTTCCTAGGTTGACTAGATCAGTGGAATTCAGATTGTTGCCATCTAGGTAAAGGTACTGTACACAGATAATCTCATCAATTTTTGaaaattttataaatgatgATAAGGAAATGtctttccgatcagtagtccaacgcaAGCCaggctcttttttttaaagggatTTGCAAGAAAGATTACAGGTTTTTTGCCAGCTCGGTTAGAAAAGAAACAATCTCACCTCCTCTGGCTCTCTGTAGGCTCTTGTTCTGATTATCCTTGTTAAGGTGGGCAAATGTTCAAACAGTCTGTTTCTAATTAAACTTACCAGACATGTGAATTAATGTTTACAGTGATCATGCTCTGAATGTAGGTATTTTTCTAATAGgagaacacacatacagtagtgacatcacaatatatatttttttttaggatacAGATATGACGTTCCAGGTTGGCTAGGAATGAAATCCGAGGACATGGTGTCTCCTTTTATCTCTAGACAAAACGAGAGACACGTCACTAAATGTTCATTATGGAAAATGTAATCGGTTATTAGGTTTTATTAGAGCAACttgaagaaacacaaaaacaaatcaaataaaacataatcGAATAGAATTTTTGGAACATTACCAAGCTCAACAAAGTCATTGTCTTCTAATACGTCATCTATCGTATCATCAGCATCCAGGAGTCCTTGTCCCTGGCACCTCCTGGCTACAAAGCAGACATCTTTGACGTGAGGGAAGCCTCCGTTATCAGGCTTGTTTTTGACATAGCGCTTGAGAGCCTCCACTCCTAACCACTGTATAGAGCATGATGTATCCTTACAAGGCACGGTCAGCCACTCATCTCGTATATGCACAGTAAAACGAGGCATTGTGCCACTTTGGTCTACCAGGTTTAATGTCTACTCAAGTTTGTACTGAAAGAATAGAAGTGTGGGACCACATTTGGTGGAAGCCACCAGGTGCAACAGACCAATCAAATGTCATCTAATGAACCCCTCCTCAGTGCAGGGCGGTTGAACCCTAGGTTGTGTTTGTGCACGTTATCTCTAGCCTCTAGTCAGATAtatcagtcaacacacacacacacacacacacacaccgttaccTAAACCTTAGTAAACATCGTTCATTTTAATGAACTCAGCATATTGTtaagaaaataaagatatataaatgaaataaataaaaaaaaagatatctaTATGAACATACAATCATGTATTAAACTATTTCAACATCAAGGCCAATTCATTTGTCGTTGTGTTAGgatgaagacatttgggtttgagatgaAAAGACGCTTTTATTTCCTGGTAAATTCCATAGCACATTTTATTATGTATCCAAATTTGTAGCCAGCGATAAAATTAATTTCTTTGGAAAGGACATGATCTACAATCACGCTCTCTGGTGTCTCCCAgataaggatgggttccctttacAGTTTCCAGCTTTTTTCCTCatgtcgtctcagggagtttttctttgccacacTTGCCTCTTGTCTTGTTCATTTggtataaacatatatttaaatttcaatctgtataatttatattctgAATACTTATATTCCTATAATGCTGATTTGcgactaggggggcacggtggcttagtgccCCCCCTAGTTAgtgcacgtttgcctcacacctccagggttgggggttcgattcccgcctctgccttgtgtgtgtggagtttgcatgttctccccgtgcctcgggggtttcctccgtgtactccggtttcctcccccggtccaaagacatgcatggtaggttgattggcatctctggaaaattgtccctagtgtgtgattgcgtgagtgaatgagagtgtgtgtgt contains:
- the hal gene encoding histidine ammonia-lyase yields the protein MPRFTVHIRDEWLTVPCKDTSCSIQWLGVEALKRYVKNKPDNGGFPHVKDVCFVARRCQGQGLLDADDTIDDVLEDNDFVELEIKGDTMSSDFIPSQPGTSYLTRAYREPEEYLYLDGNNLNSTDLVNLGRGRYKIKLTSEAERKVEQSRELLDTIVKEKKVVYGITTGFGKFARTVIPISKLKELQENLIRSHSAGVGSPLSPERTRMLLALRINILAKGYSGVSLETLHSMIQAFNASCLSFVPEKGTVGASGDLAPLSHLALGLMGEGKMWSPKSGWADAKYVLEAHGLKPISLKPKEGLALINGTQMITSLGAEAVERAESIARQADIIAALTLEVLKGTTKAFDSDIHKLRPHPGQKEVALRFRALLDSDHHPSEIAESHRFCDRVQDAYTMRCCPQVHGIVNDTIAFVKNIINTEINSATDNPMVFAERGETISGGNFHGEYPAKALDYLCIGVHELASISERRIERLCNPSLSELPAFLVNEGGLNSGFMIAHCTAAALVSENKVLCHPSSVDSLSTSAATEDHVSMGGWAARKALRVIEHVEQVLAIEMLAACQGIEFLRPLHTTTPLEKVNDLVRSFVKPWIKDRFMAADIETAHRLLIEQKVWNVAKPYIEKYCTEHFPESRPSSPTAFSLESPPSPQKRVRLE